A stretch of Heterodontus francisci isolate sHetFra1 chromosome 1, sHetFra1.hap1, whole genome shotgun sequence DNA encodes these proteins:
- the LOC137376552 gene encoding S-phase kinase-associated protein 1-like: protein MPAIKLQSSDGEIFEVDVEIAKQSITIKTMLEDLGMDDEGDDDPVPLPNVNAAILKKVIQWCTHHRDDPPPPEDDENKEKRTDDIPVWDQEFLKVDQGTLFELILAANYLDIKGLLDVTCKTVANMIKGKTPEEIRKTFNIKNDFTEEEEAQVRKENQWCEEK from the exons ATGCCTGCCATTAAGCTGCAAAGctcagatggagaaatctttgaggTTGATGTGGAAATAGCAAAGCAATCCATCACAATCAAAACAATGTTGGAAG atctAGGTATGGATGATGAAGGTGATGATGACCCAGTGCCACTTCCAAATGTGAATGCTGCCATTCTGAAGAAG GTGATCCAGTGGTGTACACATCACCGAGATGACCCTCCTCCACCAGAGGATGATGaaaacaaagaaaagagaactgatGATATACCTGTGTGGGATCAAGAGTTTCTGAAAGTTGACCAGGGTACTCTCTTTGAATTAATACTG GCTGCAAactaccttgatatcaagggtcTTTTGGATGTCACTTGCAAAACAGTGGCAAACATGATTAAAGGAAAAACACCTGAAGAAATTCGCAAAACCTTCAACATCAAGAATGATTTCACTGAGGAAGAGGAAGCACAG GTACGGAAGGAGAATCAGTGGTGTGAAGAGAAGTGA
- the rpl34 gene encoding large ribosomal subunit protein eL34: MVQRLTYRRRLSYNTASNKKRLSRTPGNRIVFLYTKKVGKAPKSACGICPGRLRGIRAVRPKVLMRLSKTKKHVSRAYGGSMCAKCVRDRIKRAFLIEEQKIVVKVLKAQAQSQKSK; the protein is encoded by the exons ATGGTTCAGCGTCTGACATATCGTCGTAGGTTGTCCTACAACACAGCCTCCAACAAGAAAAGATT GTCTCGCACACCTGGTAACCGCATCGTCTTCCTATACACCAAGAAGGTTGGCAAAGCACCAAAGTCTGCGTGTGGCATCTGTCCTGGAAGACTCCGCGGT ATTCGGGCTGTTAGACCCAAGGTCCTAATGAGATTGTCAAAGACCAAGAAACACGTCAGTCGAGCTTATGGTGGATCCATGTGCGCCAAGTGTGTACGCGACAG aATTAAGCGTGCATTTCTTATCGAGGAACAGAAGATCGTGGTGAAGGTGCTGAAGGCACAAGCACAAAGCCAGAAGTCGAAGTGA